The Acetomicrobium sp. S15 = DSM 107314 genome window below encodes:
- the def gene encoding peptide deformylase, with the protein MREILIYPDSRLRARNAPVEDFSEELRSLVRDLFETTYSYDGVGVAAPQVGVNCKLAVVAWEDKKLVLANPRVLLQEGEEEREEGCLSFPGIFENVKRPQKVTVEAMDEEGKLYTVEAEGFLARALLHEIDHLEGKLLIDYLSPMKRQLVKKKMKRQRRDE; encoded by the coding sequence GTGCGCGAGATTCTCATATACCCCGATTCGCGCCTGAGGGCGAGGAATGCCCCGGTTGAAGATTTTTCCGAAGAGCTGCGCTCGTTGGTAAGGGACCTCTTTGAGACCACTTATTCATATGACGGAGTCGGAGTTGCAGCACCTCAAGTCGGAGTTAATTGCAAACTCGCCGTGGTGGCTTGGGAGGACAAGAAATTGGTCCTGGCCAATCCGCGGGTCCTGCTTCAAGAGGGCGAGGAGGAGCGGGAAGAGGGGTGTCTCAGTTTCCCCGGAATATTTGAAAACGTAAAGCGTCCCCAGAAAGTTACCGTCGAGGCCATGGACGAAGAGGGCAAGCTCTATACCGTCGAGGCCGAAGGCTTTTTGGCGAGAGCATTGCTCCACGAGATCGACCACCTCGAAGGAAAGCTTCTCATAGATTACCTTTCTCCAATGAAAAGACAACTTGTGAAGAAAAAGATGAAGCGCCAGCGAAGGGACGAATGA
- the fmt gene encoding methionyl-tRNA formyltransferase: protein MRLWFMGSGRFAARCFLELSASLHFEVVVVPPPKPAGRGLKESLSSLEEVAKVGYGPLIRTRDVNREPTLLDTPRKEWPDVIIVVDFGQKIKEPILSAPTFGCINIHPSLLPAYRGAAPIQRALMDGKEETGVTVFRLVDAMDAGPILAQRRYPISPDATAGQLCEALAREGSHLLLEVLEGLSKGSIREEPQDESEATYAPKITKDEALIRWDESSKRVHDLVRALNPAPGAFTFAHGKILKIWRASIADGICGKPGEIVEIEGGRPVVACGKGGVVLLEVQQEGKEPRDAAAWWRGARLKKGDALG, encoded by the coding sequence TTGCGCCTGTGGTTTATGGGTTCAGGGAGATTTGCTGCGAGGTGTTTCCTCGAACTTTCTGCTTCCTTGCACTTCGAGGTCGTGGTAGTGCCGCCTCCCAAACCCGCTGGAAGGGGGCTGAAGGAGTCGCTGTCTTCTCTGGAGGAAGTGGCGAAAGTCGGTTACGGGCCGTTGATACGGACGCGCGATGTAAACCGTGAACCGACCCTCCTCGATACGCCCCGCAAAGAGTGGCCGGATGTGATAATAGTTGTAGATTTCGGCCAAAAGATAAAGGAACCCATCTTATCTGCGCCCACCTTTGGGTGCATCAATATCCACCCTTCGCTTTTACCCGCTTACCGCGGAGCAGCTCCAATACAGAGAGCCTTAATGGATGGCAAGGAAGAGACAGGCGTTACCGTCTTCAGGTTAGTGGATGCGATGGACGCCGGCCCGATATTGGCTCAACGCCGCTATCCCATATCACCGGATGCTACCGCGGGCCAGCTCTGTGAGGCCTTGGCCCGCGAAGGGAGTCACCTCTTGCTCGAAGTCTTAGAGGGCTTGTCTAAGGGATCGATAAGGGAGGAGCCTCAGGACGAATCTGAGGCTACCTACGCTCCGAAGATCACAAAGGATGAGGCCCTCATACGATGGGATGAATCCTCAAAGCGCGTTCACGACTTGGTGAGAGCCTTAAACCCTGCCCCCGGCGCCTTCACTTTCGCGCACGGAAAAATATTGAAAATCTGGCGCGCCTCTATTGCGGATGGCATTTGCGGCAAGCCCGGTGAGATCGTAGAGATCGAAGGCGGGCGACCGGTCGTGGCCTGCGGCAAAGGCGGTGTCGTGTTGCTCGAAGTGCAGCAGGAGGGAAAAGAGCCTCGCGATGCTGCGGCTTGGTGGCGCGGTGCCAGGTTGAAAAAAGGGGATGCCTTGGGATGA